In Bacillus sp. DX3.1, the following proteins share a genomic window:
- a CDS encoding DeoR/GlpR family DNA-binding transcription regulator, translated as MKSYTQFERRKYILDELEKYNRVMVNDLAKALNVTTETIRRDLDMMHKEGKLTKIHGGAVKKKDHTIEFYFDKRRSENIEEKRKIAMEASKLVEDNDIIAIEIGTTTMQILDFIHDKKNLTILTNSIPAVNKVIELKEQYDSFDCKLIVFGGMLNSNSLALSGDVMLNYLDHFTVNKLFASCDGISLEKELTCSYIEDAQVFQQLKKNAKQVVMMIDESKFNLTKFYKSGNFDDIDALYTNAKLDEVWQNVLISKGIEVITV; from the coding sequence ATGAAATCCTACACACAATTTGAACGAAGAAAATACATACTTGATGAGTTAGAAAAATACAATCGAGTGATGGTAAATGATTTAGCCAAGGCGTTAAATGTTACCACAGAAACAATTCGAAGAGATTTAGATATGATGCATAAGGAAGGTAAGCTTACGAAAATACATGGTGGTGCAGTTAAGAAAAAAGATCATACTATTGAATTTTATTTTGACAAACGTCGATCTGAGAATATTGAAGAAAAACGAAAAATTGCTATGGAAGCAAGTAAATTAGTAGAAGATAATGATATTATTGCCATTGAAATTGGCACGACTACAATGCAAATTTTGGATTTTATACATGACAAAAAGAACTTGACGATCCTAACAAACTCAATACCAGCTGTTAATAAAGTTATTGAGCTTAAAGAACAGTATGATTCATTTGATTGTAAATTAATAGTCTTTGGTGGAATGCTAAATTCCAATTCATTAGCATTGTCTGGAGACGTGATGCTAAACTATCTTGACCACTTCACTGTTAATAAATTATTTGCTTCGTGTGATGGAATTTCTTTAGAAAAGGAACTGACATGTTCGTATATTGAGGATGCGCAAGTTTTTCAGCAGTTAAAGAAAAATGCAAAACAAGTTGTGATGATGATAGATGAGTCAAAGTTTAATTTAACAAAGTTTTATAAAAGCGGAAATTTTGATGATATAGATGCACTATATACAAATGCTAAACTCGATGAAGTATGGCAAAACGTCCTAATAAGTAAAGGGATTGAAGTAATAACAGTATAG
- a CDS encoding sugar ABC transporter permease: MQIKLSKAVFFLLPVGIPLILFWVVPNLISLGISFTDWDFMTNDFNFVGLDNYLNLFTQDSFIQALLNTLYFGIGTVVPTIVLGLGFALFFRKKFKGSAIYQLLIFSPWVTPTVAVSIVWSLLYEPKFGVINTLLEFFGIPGLDWLKSSDTAMLAVIIVTVWKLVGWTMIFYIGALEKVPDSLYEAASIDGANSWQKFRYVTLPMVSPTTFFLVVVNTISSVQAYDQIKILTQGGPSGSTRTLLYLFFQQGFEQFDMGSATAIAFIILIITILLSVINKIIGDKWVSY, translated from the coding sequence ATGCAAATAAAATTATCAAAAGCTGTGTTCTTTTTATTACCGGTTGGAATACCTCTAATATTGTTTTGGGTGGTTCCAAATTTAATTAGTTTAGGTATTAGTTTTACAGACTGGGATTTCATGACCAATGATTTTAACTTTGTTGGTTTAGATAACTATCTCAATTTGTTTACACAGGATTCTTTTATACAAGCATTGTTAAATACTCTTTATTTCGGAATTGGAACAGTCGTTCCAACGATTGTATTAGGTTTAGGTTTTGCATTGTTCTTTCGAAAAAAATTCAAAGGTTCTGCAATTTATCAATTATTGATTTTTTCACCTTGGGTAACACCAACGGTAGCTGTATCGATTGTATGGTCACTTCTGTATGAACCTAAATTTGGAGTTATCAATACGCTGCTAGAGTTTTTCGGGATACCTGGTCTGGACTGGCTGAAGAGTAGTGACACAGCGATGCTAGCGGTCATTATCGTAACAGTATGGAAATTAGTTGGATGGACGATGATTTTCTATATCGGTGCACTAGAGAAAGTACCAGATAGCTTGTATGAAGCGGCTAGTATCGATGGGGCGAATTCATGGCAGAAATTTCGATATGTAACATTACCGATGGTTTCACCAACAACCTTTTTCTTAGTTGTTGTTAATACAATTTCTTCGGTACAGGCGTACGATCAAATTAAAATTTTAACACAAGGTGGACCGAGTGGATCGACGCGAACGTTACTGTATTTATTCTTCCAGCAAGGATTTGAACAGTTCGATATGGGATCTGCAACGGCAATCGCATTTATTATATTAATTATTACAATCCTACTATCCGTTATAAACAAGATAATAGGTGACAAGTGGGTGAGCTATTAA
- a CDS encoding glycerophosphodiester phosphodiesterase, which yields MLHRKRLSIPGVMRHSFQTVRFAFGNVLAFQLVYKLLAAIVFIPLFGMIFNKLLYLGGYAHATNEELLAFLKTPYGIAAILVLSILALFLIFTEFAVLIMISYFAHKRQKVRLRPILYKTVTYLPSFFTYCLPGFILYVVVLLPLLSIGYKSALIPEIQIPNFITGELFKTTIGQVGYYTFFAVVTYLNLRWIFVLPIIVLEGKTFRVAARKSAILVKESFFKVVLFLIGFFISIGIVFLFFTGIYLLLLWALYYVTNPEGTFALLAESTLSVFLTSTLYVFSFIVTPFYIMALTRLYLQKVPIEEVLLEEGLDYSKTKADKCFFKKHRLKFIGVYIGSVLVAGMVVAFIVAFITNTYKEPVIMAHRGYISKGVENTKEAVQGAIDAKADYAEIDVLQTKDGELAVIHDLKLKRLANADVHVSDLTMDELRQLTLNQDGFSGGISTLDEIIKLAKGKIKLNIEVKLHGNEKDFVKKVLKIIEKNEFEKQCVIQTLHYPLIKEFKRANPDIKVGYVLYASVANLKYVQADFYVAEEYMLNKRLVNSARKLNKPIYVWTVNDMENLKKYYKLNVDGIITDYPEDARETIKVLKEQEENETDMFDKITETTEDLFSKLFMSYPAAG from the coding sequence ATGCTACACCGTAAAAGACTATCTATACCAGGGGTAATGAGACATTCCTTTCAAACAGTAAGATTTGCTTTTGGGAATGTATTAGCGTTTCAACTCGTTTATAAACTGTTAGCGGCAATTGTGTTTATCCCGCTATTCGGTATGATTTTTAACAAGTTATTATATTTAGGCGGTTATGCGCATGCGACAAATGAAGAGTTGCTCGCATTTTTGAAAACGCCATATGGCATTGCGGCAATTTTAGTTTTATCGATACTGGCACTTTTCCTCATTTTTACGGAGTTTGCAGTGCTCATTATGATTTCGTATTTTGCACATAAACGGCAGAAGGTGCGATTACGTCCTATTTTATATAAAACGGTAACGTATTTACCTTCTTTTTTCACATATTGCTTACCAGGATTTATTTTATATGTTGTTGTTTTACTACCTCTTTTAAGCATCGGTTATAAGTCCGCATTGATTCCCGAAATTCAAATTCCAAATTTCATTACGGGAGAATTGTTTAAAACAACAATAGGACAAGTAGGGTACTATACTTTTTTTGCGGTAGTAACGTACCTAAATCTTCGTTGGATTTTCGTTCTTCCTATTATTGTGTTAGAAGGCAAGACGTTTCGCGTTGCTGCACGTAAAAGTGCAATTCTTGTGAAAGAAAGCTTTTTTAAAGTCGTTTTATTTTTAATTGGATTCTTTATATCAATTGGGATTGTGTTTCTATTCTTTACAGGTATTTATCTCTTGTTATTGTGGGCACTATATTATGTTACAAATCCAGAAGGTACATTTGCATTGCTCGCAGAATCAACTTTATCCGTATTTCTAACAAGTACCTTATATGTATTTAGTTTTATCGTAACGCCGTTCTATATTATGGCGTTAACTCGCTTGTATTTACAGAAGGTTCCGATTGAAGAAGTTTTACTAGAAGAAGGATTAGATTATTCGAAAACAAAGGCAGATAAATGCTTCTTTAAAAAGCATCGTTTGAAATTTATCGGTGTATATATTGGCAGTGTTCTTGTAGCTGGAATGGTTGTTGCTTTTATCGTGGCATTTATTACGAACACGTATAAAGAACCGGTTATTATGGCACATCGTGGCTATATTTCTAAAGGAGTAGAGAATACGAAAGAGGCAGTGCAAGGAGCGATTGATGCAAAAGCAGATTACGCTGAAATTGACGTCTTGCAAACAAAAGATGGCGAGTTAGCAGTGATACACGATTTGAAATTAAAGCGTCTTGCAAATGCAGATGTACATGTATCAGATTTAACGATGGATGAGCTTCGACAGCTTACATTGAATCAAGATGGATTCTCAGGGGGAATTAGTACACTTGATGAGATCATTAAGCTTGCGAAAGGAAAAATCAAGCTTAATATAGAAGTAAAGTTGCACGGAAATGAGAAAGATTTTGTAAAGAAGGTTTTAAAAATAATCGAGAAAAACGAATTCGAAAAACAATGCGTGATTCAAACACTTCATTACCCGCTCATTAAAGAATTTAAACGTGCAAATCCAGATATAAAAGTAGGGTATGTACTATATGCAAGTGTTGCAAATTTAAAATATGTTCAAGCAGATTTTTATGTAGCAGAAGAATACATGCTGAATAAGCGTTTAGTAAACTCAGCTCGTAAATTAAATAAACCGATTTACGTATGGACTGTAAATGATATGGAAAATTTAAAGAAATATTATAAATTGAATGTTGATGGAATCATTACAGACTATCCGGAAGATGCAAGAGAAACGATTAAAGTGCTGAAAGAGCAAGAAGAGAATGAAACGGATATGTTTGATAAAATTACAGAAACAACGGAAGATTTATTTTCAAAATTATTTATGAGCTACCCGGCTGCTGGTTAA
- a CDS encoding DUF1641 domain-containing protein produces MAKEITLIQKKVITEEAKKQQLSDELLTQFAENREAVEETMQLLAGLQQAGLLDAAISLLAAKEDVSKIAVEQLNREPVKNALNNMMGAGEALSSVDPEVTKQVTSSLVTGLQFATEELKKGKKIKIMDFFKVLKDPDINRAITFGFNFLKAFGQELEEKK; encoded by the coding sequence GTGGCAAAAGAAATTACATTGATTCAAAAGAAAGTTATAACAGAAGAAGCGAAGAAGCAACAGTTATCAGATGAGTTGTTAACACAATTCGCTGAAAACCGCGAAGCAGTGGAAGAAACGATGCAATTGTTAGCTGGGTTGCAACAAGCTGGTCTATTAGATGCGGCAATTAGTTTACTAGCTGCGAAAGAGGATGTTTCTAAAATTGCCGTAGAGCAACTGAATCGTGAGCCGGTAAAAAATGCATTAAATAATATGATGGGGGCAGGAGAAGCGTTATCTTCTGTAGACCCAGAAGTGACTAAGCAAGTGACATCTAGTTTAGTTACAGGTTTACAATTTGCAACAGAAGAATTAAAAAAAGGCAAGAAAATAAAAATTATGGATTTCTTTAAAGTGTTAAAGGATCCAGATATAAATAGAGCGATTACTTTTGGCTTTAACTTTTTAAAAGCGTTTGGACAAGAATTAGAAGAGAAGAAATGA
- a CDS encoding GNAT family N-acetyltransferase: MEIRLLTKEDAKIYLQVCVEGLIQNPEAFSSSYEDVLKQADPVAAMAKRLDNPDKRTLGVFKDNDLIGIATLETKPFIKQEHKAKIGSVYVSPKVRGLGAGRALIKAIIENAHKLHVEQLMLDVVIGNTAAKKLYESLGFQTYGVQERSLKHNGQYWDEEHMVLFLND; the protein is encoded by the coding sequence ATGGAAATTCGTTTATTAACAAAAGAAGATGCTAAGATCTATTTACAAGTTTGTGTAGAAGGATTAATTCAAAATCCAGAGGCTTTTAGTTCCTCTTATGAAGATGTACTAAAACAAGCAGACCCTGTTGCTGCAATGGCAAAACGTTTGGATAATCCAGATAAACGTACACTCGGTGTATTTAAAGATAATGATTTAATTGGAATCGCTACTTTGGAAACGAAACCATTTATAAAGCAAGAACATAAAGCAAAAATTGGCTCTGTTTACGTATCACCAAAAGTTCGCGGCCTTGGAGCGGGACGTGCATTAATCAAAGCGATTATTGAAAATGCCCATAAATTGCATGTAGAACAGCTCATGCTTGATGTTGTCATCGGAAATACAGCTGCGAAAAAATTATATGAATCACTTGGCTTCCAAACATATGGCGTACAAGAACGATCCTTGAAACATAATGGTCAATATTGGGATGAAGAACATATGGTTTTATTTTTAAACGATTGA
- a CDS encoding carbohydrate ABC transporter permease, with product MKKTPLIIKHLFLTLSSILFVFPFIWMVLGSFKTSSEVLQGGFWPKTFHWENYREVLEILPFHTYLFNSFYTSFIITIYVLVSSALFAYMLAFYKFKGKNLTFSIVMATYMIPGAVSYVPVYVMLGKAGLLNSHFGYIISMAVSVFGIFYLKQSFHKVGYETIEAAKIDGASDWKILWKIVFPMTKSSFVTLGLVTFIGNYNNYIWPALILKDNTQKLITNGIADYFINSSLGRDWSHIMVASTIATVPLLIVFLVLQKWFLSGVTDSGIKG from the coding sequence ATGAAAAAGACGCCATTAATTATAAAGCATCTCTTTTTAACTTTATCAAGTATCTTGTTTGTCTTTCCATTCATATGGATGGTACTTGGTTCATTTAAAACATCCAGTGAAGTATTACAAGGAGGGTTTTGGCCTAAGACATTTCACTGGGAAAATTATCGTGAAGTATTAGAAATTCTTCCGTTTCATACGTATCTATTTAATAGTTTTTATACCTCTTTCATTATTACGATATATGTACTTGTTTCGTCTGCACTCTTTGCTTATATGTTGGCATTTTATAAGTTTAAGGGGAAGAACTTGACCTTTAGTATTGTCATGGCAACGTACATGATTCCTGGAGCGGTATCGTATGTTCCGGTATATGTGATGTTAGGAAAGGCGGGCTTACTTAATTCGCATTTTGGATATATCATTTCTATGGCTGTGAGTGTATTCGGTATTTTTTATTTAAAACAATCATTCCACAAGGTTGGTTATGAAACGATAGAAGCAGCCAAAATTGATGGAGCAAGTGATTGGAAAATTCTTTGGAAGATTGTTTTTCCAATGACAAAGTCATCATTTGTAACACTAGGATTGGTCACATTTATTGGTAATTATAATAATTATATCTGGCCAGCTCTTATATTGAAAGATAATACTCAAAAATTAATTACGAACGGAATTGCTGATTATTTCATTAATAGTTCTTTAGGCCGAGATTGGTCGCACATTATGGTTGCAAGTACAATCGCCACAGTGCCACTCTTAATCGTATTTTTAGTTTTACAAAAATGGTTCCTTTCAGGCGTTACTGATTCAGGAATAAAAGGTTAA
- the fdhF gene encoding formate dehydrogenase subunit alpha, whose product MEEQTVRVIVDGKEFLSSGEKTILQLFNESNVEHPQICHVPEVDPIQTCDTCIVEVNGKLMRACSTKLEDGMHIERKSARAKEAQTEAMDRILENHLLYCTVCDNNNGNCKVHNTVHMMGVEEQKYPYEPKVSASEVDMSHPFYRYDPNQCIACGQCVEVCQNLQVNETLSIDWSLDRPRVIWDSGVSIDDSSCVSCGQCVTVCPCNALMEKSMLGEAGFMTGLKPDVLDPMIDFVKDVEPGYSSILAVSEVEAAMRETKINKTKTVCTFCGVGCSFEVWTKDRQILKVQPVSDAPVNGISTCVKGKFGWDFMNSEDRITKPLIRQGDMFVEATWEEALEVVASNMQHIKEEHGSNAFGFISSSKVTNEENYLMQKLARQIYGTNNVDNCSRYCQSPASDGLTKTVGIGGDTGTVKDIAEAGLVIIIGANPTEGHPVLATRVKRSHKLHEQKLIVADLRKHEMAERADMFVHPSQGTDYVWLAGVTKYIIDQGWHDKKFLDENVKNFDEYSKMLEKYTLDYTENITGISKDTLKEMARMVYEADGTCILWGMGVTQNTGGSTTSAAISNLLLVTGNYRRSGAGAYPLRGHNNVQGACDMATLPNVLPGYQAVSDDALRAKFEKAYGTTIPKEPGLNNIAMLAAAEEGKLRGMYVMGEEMALVDSNANHVQHILGNLDFLVVQDMFLSKTARFADVILPAAPSLEKEGTFTNTERRIQRLYEVMKPLGDSKPDWWILQKVARALGGDWNYENPSEIMDEIASLAPFYSQATYDRLEGWNSLCWGSHDGSDTPMLYADGFNFPDKKARLSLDEWVPPVVAPEEYDLLLNNGRLLEHFHEGNMTKKSVGILSKISDVFVEISPELAKERNVKDGGLVELTSPFGKIKVQALITDRVTGNELYLPMHATVNEEAINILTGTATDIYTCTPAYKQTRVKMRVLREKGKRPLPASNPRDKKRHPQNGVEIQQKWQRKQYVSLVDQD is encoded by the coding sequence ATGGAAGAACAGACAGTTCGTGTAATCGTTGATGGAAAAGAATTTCTTTCATCTGGTGAAAAAACGATACTGCAATTATTTAACGAGAGTAATGTAGAGCATCCGCAAATTTGTCACGTACCAGAAGTAGATCCAATTCAAACTTGTGATACATGTATTGTGGAAGTGAATGGCAAGCTAATGCGTGCTTGCTCAACAAAATTAGAAGACGGCATGCATATCGAAAGAAAATCAGCGCGTGCTAAAGAAGCACAAACGGAAGCAATGGATCGAATATTAGAGAATCATTTATTGTATTGTACAGTATGTGATAACAATAATGGTAACTGTAAAGTTCATAATACGGTACATATGATGGGGGTTGAAGAGCAGAAATATCCATATGAACCGAAAGTCAGTGCTTCTGAAGTGGACATGTCTCATCCATTTTATCGTTATGATCCAAACCAATGTATTGCCTGTGGTCAATGCGTAGAAGTATGTCAAAATTTACAGGTGAATGAAACGTTATCAATTGATTGGAGCTTAGATCGCCCACGTGTTATTTGGGATAGCGGTGTGAGTATTGATGATTCATCTTGCGTTAGCTGCGGACAATGTGTAACAGTTTGTCCTTGTAACGCGTTAATGGAAAAATCCATGCTGGGGGAAGCAGGATTTATGACAGGTTTGAAACCAGACGTGTTAGATCCAATGATCGATTTTGTCAAAGATGTAGAACCTGGATATAGCAGTATTTTAGCGGTTTCAGAAGTTGAAGCAGCAATGCGTGAAACGAAGATAAATAAGACAAAAACAGTTTGTACATTTTGTGGTGTTGGTTGTTCATTTGAAGTTTGGACAAAAGACCGTCAAATTTTAAAAGTGCAGCCTGTATCAGATGCACCAGTAAATGGAATTTCTACATGTGTAAAAGGGAAGTTTGGCTGGGACTTTATGAACAGTGAAGACCGCATCACAAAACCATTGATTCGCCAAGGCGACATGTTTGTTGAAGCAACATGGGAGGAAGCTTTAGAGGTCGTTGCGTCTAATATGCAGCATATTAAAGAAGAACATGGTAGCAATGCCTTTGGATTTATTTCTTCTTCGAAAGTAACGAATGAAGAGAACTATTTAATGCAAAAGCTTGCTCGTCAAATATATGGAACAAATAACGTTGATAACTGTTCCCGTTACTGTCAATCACCAGCAAGTGATGGCTTAACAAAAACTGTTGGTATAGGTGGTGACACTGGGACAGTGAAAGATATTGCGGAGGCTGGCCTTGTCATTATTATCGGTGCGAATCCAACAGAGGGACATCCAGTACTTGCAACCCGTGTGAAACGTTCTCATAAATTACATGAACAAAAGTTAATTGTGGCAGATCTTCGTAAACATGAAATGGCAGAGCGTGCTGACATGTTCGTTCATCCAAGTCAAGGAACAGATTATGTCTGGCTGGCAGGTGTAACGAAATATATTATTGATCAAGGCTGGCATGATAAAAAATTCTTAGACGAAAATGTGAAGAACTTTGATGAATATAGCAAAATGTTAGAGAAATATACACTTGATTATACGGAAAACATTACAGGTATTTCGAAAGATACACTAAAAGAAATGGCTCGTATGGTATACGAAGCAGATGGTACTTGTATACTTTGGGGTATGGGTGTTACACAAAATACAGGAGGTAGTACAACATCTGCAGCCATTTCAAACTTACTGCTTGTAACAGGTAACTATCGTCGTTCTGGTGCAGGTGCATATCCACTACGCGGACATAATAACGTACAGGGTGCTTGTGATATGGCGACATTGCCAAACGTGCTTCCTGGTTACCAAGCAGTATCAGATGATGCACTACGCGCGAAATTTGAAAAAGCATATGGGACTACAATTCCGAAAGAACCGGGATTAAATAATATTGCAATGCTTGCTGCAGCAGAAGAAGGAAAACTGCGTGGTATGTATGTAATGGGAGAAGAAATGGCGTTAGTTGATTCCAATGCGAATCATGTGCAACACATTTTAGGTAATCTTGATTTTCTTGTCGTTCAAGACATGTTCTTATCAAAAACAGCACGTTTTGCTGATGTTATTTTACCAGCGGCACCAAGTTTAGAAAAAGAAGGAACGTTTACGAATACAGAGCGTCGTATTCAGCGTCTATATGAAGTTATGAAACCACTTGGCGATTCTAAACCAGACTGGTGGATTTTACAAAAAGTAGCTCGTGCACTTGGCGGAGATTGGAATTATGAAAATCCAAGTGAAATTATGGATGAAATTGCATCACTTGCACCGTTTTATTCTCAAGCGACATACGACCGTTTAGAAGGATGGAATAGTTTATGTTGGGGTAGTCATGATGGTAGTGATACACCAATGTTATATGCGGATGGCTTTAATTTCCCTGATAAAAAAGCACGTCTATCATTGGATGAATGGGTTCCACCAGTTGTAGCGCCGGAAGAATACGATTTATTATTAAATAATGGTCGTCTGCTCGAACATTTCCATGAAGGAAATATGACAAAAAAATCAGTAGGAATCTTATCCAAAATTTCTGATGTGTTTGTTGAAATTTCACCAGAGCTTGCAAAAGAGCGTAATGTGAAAGATGGTGGTCTCGTAGAGCTTACATCACCATTTGGGAAAATAAAAGTGCAGGCACTTATTACAGATCGTGTGACTGGTAACGAACTATATTTACCGATGCATGCGACAGTGAATGAAGAAGCAATTAATATTTTAACGGGAACAGCAACAGATATTTACACATGCACACCAGCCTATAAACAAACGCGAGTGAAAATGCGTGTACTGCGTGAAAAAGGAAAACGCCCGCTTCCTGCTTCAAACCCAAGAGATAAAAAACGTCATCCACAAAATGGTGTTGAAATTCAGCAGAAATGGCAACGAAAACAATACGTATCACTTGTGGATCAGGACTAG
- a CDS encoding response regulator transcription factor — translation MTKILLVDDEERMLRLLDLFLSPRGYFCMKTTSGLEALELVQQKDFDIILLDVMMPDIDGWDTCFQIRKMSNVPIIMLTARNQNYDMVKGLTIGADDYITKPFDEQVLVARIETVLRRTKKDGFISFNGIEWDKTKHTVTVYNEKISLTPIEFSLLGLFLQSPNRAYSRDDLIEKIWGYQTDIEYRTVDSHIRNIRDKLRKKDFPVEQYLETIYKVGYKWKNE, via the coding sequence ATGACAAAAATTTTATTAGTTGATGATGAAGAACGCATGTTGCGTCTATTAGATTTATTTTTAAGTCCACGTGGTTATTTTTGCATGAAAACAACTTCTGGCTTAGAAGCTCTTGAGCTTGTCCAACAAAAAGACTTTGATATTATTTTGCTAGATGTCATGATGCCTGATATAGATGGATGGGATACATGTTTTCAAATCAGGAAAATGAGTAATGTACCGATTATTATGCTAACAGCACGTAATCAAAACTACGATATGGTAAAGGGACTTACAATTGGAGCCGATGATTATATTACAAAACCTTTTGATGAACAAGTGTTAGTTGCTCGCATTGAAACGGTATTGCGTCGAACGAAAAAAGATGGTTTTATTAGCTTCAATGGCATTGAATGGGATAAAACCAAGCATACCGTTACTGTTTACAATGAAAAGATTTCACTGACTCCTATCGAGTTTTCACTACTTGGGCTTTTTTTACAAAGTCCAAACCGTGCTTATAGCCGCGATGACTTAATTGAAAAAATATGGGGTTATCAAACGGATATTGAATATCGTACCGTCGATTCACACATTCGTAATATTCGGGATAAATTAAGAAAAAAAGATTTTCCTGTTGAACAATATTTAGAGACAATCTATAAAGTAGGATATAAGTGGAAGAACGAATGA
- the fdhD gene encoding formate dehydrogenase accessory sulfurtransferase FdhD, whose amino-acid sequence MGPVQETCKMVRYQAGPFLEQEDEIVTEYPVTIKLNGEEYVTVVCTPDYIEDMVVGFLISEGIITSYKHIDELWIQKEKGFVHVTTSQINPLYQTLYNKRYVTSCCGKSRQGFVFINDAAKAKKLDHIHITITPEECFHLMNNLQQSSTTFRQTGGVHNTALCDRNNILVSRMDIGRHNALDKIYGHCLRNDIPVKGKIIAFSGRISSEILLKVSKIGCEIVLSKSAPTKLALQLANDLGITVVGFIRNGSCNIYTHPSRIEGYIVETK is encoded by the coding sequence ATGGGACCTGTCCAAGAAACATGTAAAATGGTACGTTATCAAGCTGGACCATTTCTTGAACAAGAAGATGAAATTGTTACAGAATATCCTGTGACAATTAAATTAAACGGGGAAGAATATGTAACAGTTGTATGTACTCCAGATTATATTGAAGATATGGTAGTAGGTTTTTTAATTTCTGAAGGGATTATAACTTCTTATAAACATATCGATGAGTTATGGATACAGAAGGAAAAAGGTTTCGTACATGTTACAACATCACAAATCAATCCACTCTATCAAACCTTATATAATAAACGATATGTTACTTCTTGCTGCGGGAAAAGTAGACAAGGCTTTGTTTTTATAAATGATGCAGCAAAAGCAAAAAAATTGGATCATATACATATAACGATTACTCCTGAAGAATGCTTTCATTTAATGAATAACTTACAGCAATCTTCTACTACATTTCGTCAAACAGGTGGGGTCCATAATACAGCTCTTTGTGACCGAAATAACATTCTCGTATCAAGAATGGATATTGGAAGACATAACGCATTAGACAAAATATATGGTCATTGTTTACGTAATGATATCCCCGTCAAAGGAAAAATTATTGCATTTAGCGGTCGTATCTCATCTGAAATTTTATTAAAGGTTTCTAAAATTGGTTGTGAAATTGTTCTTTCCAAATCAGCCCCAACGAAATTAGCGTTACAACTCGCTAACGATTTAGGTATTACTGTTGTTGGGTTTATTCGAAATGGATCTTGCAATATTTATACGCATCCAAGTCGGATTGAAGGATATATAGTAGAGACAAAATGA